In the genome of Candidatus Woesearchaeota archaeon, the window GATAACCATGACCTTTATGTACTATTACTTCCTGAGTTGAAAAATGCTCAATGGGAGCGAAGTTCATACACTATTACTCAAAAAAAAGGTTATGTTGAAATAGCAATAAGTGCGCGTGATTCAGTTGCTTTGCGCGCAACGCAAAATAATGTCACCAAATTATTAACAGTCTATGAAAAGCTGGAGGCGCAGCATGGCAACACAAGAAGAAAATCTTCAAAAACTTCAGATGCATGAGCAAAATTTGCAGCAGACTATTATGCAGAAGCAGCAGTTTCAGACGCAGTTATTAGAAGCAGAATCTGCATTATCAGAATTAGAAAAAACAGATGTTGCGTATAAAATTATTGGCAACATAATGGTTGCTTCTTCAAAAAAAGATCTTATGGCTTCATTAAAAGAGAAGAAAGAAATGTATGAATTAAGGGTTAAATCAGTTGAAAAGCAGGAAAATAAGCTTAAAGAACAAGCTCAAGCTTTGCGCCAAGAAATCATGCAGCAAATGAAGAAAGAAGATTAGTTTTGATTAATTTTGCAAACAAACGCACAGGTTGAGATTATGAGTGAAGACAAATTACAAAATATAGTTCAGGCATTGCAGGAATTGCTTGAAGACAAGTCAGTTCCTAAAAATGTCAAGCAACGAATTGAAAATTCTATTAGTTTTCTTAAAACACAGGGTGAAATATCGCTTAAAGTGAATAGAGCATTAAGCGAATTAGATCAAGTATCAGATGATTCTAATATGCAGCCCTATACACGAACACAGATTTGGAATATTGTTTCTTTGTTAGAGATGATGTAAGTATAAGAAAACTTATTACTTAATTACTACTAACGTGCTTTTTCCGTCTCATTCGCCTGATTTTCTGATTAGTTATCATACTATTGGGAATATATAGTATATCATCATTAGGTGTCATTACTTTTGTTTCCAATAATTCTACTTGCAGAACTTTGCCTTTAACTGAACCGAGTTCAATCAAGTCATTTTCTTGAATAAGTTTTTTTTTTGCTATAATCAACCCGCTAATCAAATTAGGAATGAAGTCTTTAACACTTAATACAACTGAGATAAGAATGATAAATAAAATGAGCATCCCTAAAGTTTGTACAATAATAGTCGTAAGCTCCAATATATCTAAGGCAAATATAATTGAAATAAAGAAAATACCATAGGTAACAAGAGTTCCGATAAATTCTTCAAATCTTATTCTTAATCCTGTAATCTTTTTAATCAATTTATTTAATTCTAATTCATAAAGCACTTTTTGAAGAACATTTCCTATAATTTTGCCGATGATTAAACCAATCAATAATACTACTACTGCAGTTATAATTTTCGTAAAAACTGGTTTAATAATCTCACTGATATAATGCAGTTTATCAGTTGTTGTTAATAAGGTTTCTGTAGGCTCGGGCATATGGGGAAAATATTTTATTGGTTTATAAAGTTTATCAGAGCCTAGGCTTCATCCAAAAAATGGCTGCCGCCAGGTTAGCGCCTTCGAAACTTCGCTTATTTCAATCGCATAATCGGTCACGCTCCGAAGGAGCCAACCCTCTGACCTCTTTAAACCGTTACTGTGAAGAGTTTCGACCTGAGGGCGCTAACCTTATTTTTGGATGAAGCCCAGAGCCTATAAAATAGATATATATTAATAATAGATATTGTGTTATTAATAGCATGATTAATCCTGCAAAACCATTATTCTGTTGGGGACCAATAGATGGAAAGCCTTTTTTTACCCATATTTGGTGGTATGGCATAAAGGGGTTTAACCAGGAGTTTTATGGTTGGCCTGATATACTTGAAGCAGTTTATCAGGAAAAACTTTATTTCTTCTGTGATTTAAAAAAACTGCAGCAACAAGGCAAGAATAATTTTGTTAAATTTATTCTTAACAGAGATCAGCGAGAAAAAGCATGGATAAGATGGGAAAATGTTGTAAAAAAGCTCAGTAATTTTTTCAATAATATAACTCAAAATAAATTAAAAAATTGCAGCACTATGCTCCTTGCTGAAAAATATGAACAGTTTATTGAACTAAAATCAGAATTCTGGACCATTGGTTTACTCCCTGAAGTTGCAAATCTTGGAAGTGATAGTTACCTGCAAAAGAAACTAGAAAAAACATTTCCAAGTAAAGATGTTGCTAAAACTATGGAAGCATTATGTACTTCTGAGAAGCTAACTTTTTATCAGCATGCTGAACTTGAATTATTAGAAATAAAAAAATTGCAAGGAAATAAAACTATATTTAATAAAAAA includes:
- a CDS encoding prefoldin subunit beta, giving the protein MATQEENLQKLQMHEQNLQQTIMQKQQFQTQLLEAESALSELEKTDVAYKIIGNIMVASSKKDLMASLKEKKEMYELRVKSVEKQENKLKEQAQALRQEIMQQMKKED
- a CDS encoding UPF0147 family protein; protein product: MSEDKLQNIVQALQELLEDKSVPKNVKQRIENSISFLKTQGEISLKVNRALSELDQVSDDSNMQPYTRTQIWNIVSLLEMM
- a CDS encoding mechanosensitive ion channel, encoding MPEPTETLLTTTDKLHYISEIIKPVFTKIITAVVVLLIGLIIGKIIGNVLQKVLYELELNKLIKKITGLRIRFEEFIGTLVTYGIFFISIIFALDILELTTIIVQTLGMLILFIILISVVLSVKDFIPNLISGLIIAKKKLIQENDLIELGSVKGKVLQVELLETKVMTPNDDILYIPNSMITNQKIRRMRRKKHVSSN